Proteins encoded together in one Camelina sativa cultivar DH55 chromosome 9, Cs, whole genome shotgun sequence window:
- the LOC104713996 gene encoding 3-isopropylmalate dehydrogenase 2, chloroplastic-like isoform X1, with product MAAAAAAALQTNIRPVKVPATFRAVSKQSPFRVRCAVASPGNKRYNITLLPGDGIGPEVVSIAKNVLRQAGSFEGVEFSFQEMPIGGAALDLVGVPLPEETISAAKESDAVLLGAIGGYKWDNNEKHLRPEKGLLQLRAALKVFANLRPATVLSQLVDASTLKREVAEGVDLMVVRELTGGIYFGEPRGIKTNENGEEVGFNTEVYAAHEIDRIARVAFETARKRRGKLCSVDKANVLEASILWRKRVTALASEYPDVELSHMYVDNAAMQLVRDPKQFDTIVTNNIFGDILSDEASMITGSIGMLPSASLSDSGPGLFEPIHGSAPDIAGQDKANPLATILSAAMLLKYGLGEEKAAKRIEDAVLVALNNGFRTGDIYSAGTKLVGCKEMGEEVLKSVDSQVPASV from the exons atggcggcggcggcggcggcggctcTGCAGACGAATATCAGACCGGTCAAGGTTCCGGCTACCTTCAGAGCTGTCTCGAAACAATCTCCCTTTAGAGTAAGATGCGCTGTTGCTTCCCCTGGGAATAAACGATACAACATCACTCTCCTTCCCGGTGACGGCATCGGTCCGGAGGTTGTCTCTATTGCCAAAAATGTGCTTCGCCAAGCTGGATCTTTCgaag GAGTTGAATTTAGCTTCCAGGAGATGCCTATTGGAGGAGCTGCTTTGGATTTGGTAGGAGTTCCCTTGCCGGAGGAGACCATCTCTGCTGCAAAAGAATCAGATGCAGTGCTTCTTGGAGCCATTGGAGG GTACAAATGGGATAACAATGAAAAACATCTGAGGCCTGAGAAGGGTTTACTTCAGCTTCGTGCAGCTCTCAAAGTCTTTGCAAATCTGAGACCTGCTACTGTTCTCTCACAG TTAGTGGATGCTTCCACCTTGAAGAGAGAGGTAGCTGAAGGTGTTGATCTAATGGTTGTTAGGGAGCTTACAGGAG GTATTTACTTTGGAGAGCCAAGGGGTATTAAGACCAATGAAAATGGTGAGGAAGTTGGGTTTAATACTGAGGTTTATGCTGCTCACGAG ATTGATAGAATTGCTCGTGTTGCCTTCGAGACTGCTCGGAAACGGCGTGGCAAGCTTTGTTCAGTCGACAAAGCTAATGTCTTGGAA GCCTCAATTTTATGGAGGAAACGAGTAACAGCATTAGCCTCTGAATATCCTGATGTTGAGCTGTCACATATGTATGTTGACAATGCCGCAATGCAGCTTGTTCGTGACCCAAAACAG TTTGATACCATCGTTACGAACAACATTTTTGGTGATATATTATCCGATGAAGCTTCAATGATCACAGGAAGCATTGGCATGCTGCCATCTGCTAGTCTCAGTGATTCG GGACCTGGACTCTTTGAACCAATACATGGTTCTGCACCTGATATTGCTGGACAG GATAAGGCAAACCCATTGGCAACAATTCTCAGTGCTGCAATGCTTCTGAAATACGGACTTGGAGAAGAAAAGGCAGCCAAGAGAATTGAAGACGCAGTTTTGGTTGCTCTGAACAACGGATTCAGAACTGGAGACATTTACTCCGCAGGAACT